A window of Candidatus Bathyarchaeota archaeon contains these coding sequences:
- a CDS encoding serine acetyltransferase, which translates to MSSKPSQPRPKDCAECLEKNKDIDCWNPQRMLDTLLRNSQQVEHDWVLKGIPKLVDDVMVSYERFGGMDHLEGRDLPSKKVVIEVLEDLFTVLFPGYLGDSELTKANVKYHLGTKLTSIYERLTDQIDKSLKYICRKISECPQDICQKRAHIVARELLEKLPEIRAKLSGDVQAAYSGDPAAVSTDEVILSYPCILAITTHRIAHELYLAGVPFIPRIMSEHVHSLTGIDIHPGAKIGKNFFIDHGTGVVIGETTEIGDNVKLYQGVTLGALSFPKDEKGNIIKGRKRHPTIGNNVVIYSGATLLGAETVVGDNVVIGGNVWLTGPVASGTKITIAEPEQNYKMENAHKKEKQYV; encoded by the coding sequence ATGAGTTCAAAACCAAGTCAACCCCGACCCAAAGACTGCGCCGAATGCCTAGAAAAAAACAAAGACATAGACTGCTGGAACCCCCAGCGCATGCTAGACACCCTGCTGCGCAACAGTCAACAAGTGGAACATGACTGGGTACTCAAAGGCATACCTAAACTCGTAGACGACGTTATGGTTAGTTATGAGCGGTTCGGCGGGATGGATCACCTTGAAGGACGCGACTTACCATCCAAAAAAGTCGTTATCGAAGTCTTGGAGGATTTGTTCACGGTTCTTTTCCCCGGCTACTTGGGCGATTCTGAACTCACCAAAGCCAATGTAAAATATCATTTAGGCACCAAACTAACCTCCATCTATGAGAGGCTTACCGACCAGATTGACAAGAGCCTCAAGTACATCTGCAGAAAAATCAGCGAATGCCCACAAGACATCTGCCAAAAACGGGCACACATCGTGGCTCGGGAGTTGTTGGAGAAGTTGCCTGAAATCCGCGCTAAACTCAGCGGCGACGTGCAAGCAGCATACAGCGGCGACCCCGCAGCGGTAAGCACTGATGAAGTTATCCTTAGTTATCCCTGTATTTTGGCAATCACAACACACCGCATAGCCCACGAACTCTACCTTGCAGGTGTCCCGTTCATTCCACGTATCATGAGTGAACACGTGCACAGCTTAACAGGCATAGACATTCACCCAGGCGCAAAAATCGGCAAAAACTTCTTCATCGACCACGGCACAGGCGTCGTCATAGGCGAAACCACCGAAATCGGCGACAACGTCAAACTCTATCAAGGCGTCACGTTGGGTGCGTTGAGTTTTCCCAAAGATGAGAAGGGCAACATCATCAAGGGCAGAAAACGCCACCCCACAATCGGCAACAACGTCGTCATCTACTCAGGTGCAACCCTGCTGGGTGCGGAAACGGTTGTGGGAGACAACGTGGTAATAGGCGGCAATGTTTGGTTGACTGGACCCGTGGCTTCTGGAACGAAAATCACTATAGCTGAGCCCGAACAGAACTATAAAATGGAGAACGCACACAAAAAAGAGAAACAATACGTCTGA
- a CDS encoding CBS domain-containing protein, with the protein MFPTLEDIAKRRRQLGLKQSELAKAAGVSQSLIAKLEAGTIDSSYNKVKTIFDVLERLEFKTKVQAEKVLHNEVISVQKTEPISAVVKIMKEYGISQVPVFDGKQSVGSISEKAIFHQILAGRDLEELSKQPAERIMEEAFPQINEDAPLSLITSLLQTYSAVLVSRRGDIIGIITKADLLRML; encoded by the coding sequence ATGTTTCCAACCCTCGAAGACATAGCCAAACGCCGACGTCAACTCGGCCTAAAACAAAGCGAACTCGCCAAAGCTGCAGGCGTCAGCCAATCCCTCATCGCCAAACTCGAAGCAGGCACCATAGACTCCTCCTACAACAAAGTAAAAACCATATTCGACGTACTCGAACGCTTAGAATTCAAAACTAAAGTGCAAGCCGAAAAAGTCCTCCACAACGAAGTTATAAGCGTGCAGAAAACTGAACCCATCTCAGCGGTTGTTAAGATTATGAAGGAGTACGGGATTTCTCAGGTGCCTGTTTTTGATGGGAAGCAGTCCGTGGGCAGTATTTCTGAGAAGGCGATTTTTCACCAGATTTTGGCTGGGCGGGATTTGGAGGAGTTGTCTAAGCAGCCTGCTGAGCGGATTATGGAGGAGGCGTTTCCGCAGATTAATGAGGATGCGCCGTTGTCGTTGATTACGAGTTTGTTGCAGACGTATTCGGCGGTTTTGGTTTCGCGGAGGGGGGATATTATTGGGATTATTACTAAGGCGGATTTGTTGAGGATGCTTTAG
- the cysK gene encoding cysteine synthase A: MKINNNILQAIGKTPLIRLNKLTEGLNATIVGKLESRNPGGSVKDRICNSMIEEAEKQGILKPGAILIEPTSGNTGIGLAMVAAVKGYKLILTMPETMSLERRNLLKAYGAQLVLTPGPDGMGGAIKKAEELHATTPGSFMPQQFKNLANPKVHRETTGPEIWEDTDGQIDILVAGVGTGGTITGVAQFIKPKKPEFKAIAVEPAASPVLSGGAKGPHKIQGIGAGFKPDVLQLEQIDEIVKVADDVALKTARVLAQKEGLLVGISAGAATWAALEVAKRPENKGKLIVVILPDTGERYLSTVLFQEPTPPPNI, encoded by the coding sequence ATGAAAATAAACAACAACATCCTACAAGCCATCGGAAAAACCCCCCTCATACGCTTAAACAAACTCACCGAAGGACTAAACGCCACCATCGTAGGCAAACTTGAATCCCGAAACCCCGGTGGCTCAGTCAAAGACCGCATCTGCAACAGCATGATCGAAGAAGCCGAAAAACAAGGCATCCTAAAACCCGGCGCCATCCTCATCGAACCCACCAGCGGCAACACAGGCATCGGACTCGCCATGGTCGCCGCCGTCAAAGGCTACAAACTCATCCTAACCATGCCCGAAACCATGAGCCTAGAACGCCGCAACCTCCTAAAAGCATACGGCGCACAACTCGTCCTCACACCCGGCCCAGACGGCATGGGCGGCGCCATCAAAAAAGCCGAAGAACTCCACGCCACCACACCCGGCAGCTTCATGCCCCAGCAATTCAAAAACCTCGCCAACCCCAAAGTGCACCGTGAAACCACAGGACCCGAAATCTGGGAAGACACCGACGGCCAAATCGACATCCTCGTGGCAGGTGTCGGGACAGGCGGAACCATAACAGGCGTAGCTCAATTCATCAAGCCTAAAAAGCCAGAGTTCAAAGCCATAGCGGTGGAACCTGCAGCGTCGCCAGTACTCAGCGGCGGAGCGAAAGGCCCACACAAAATACAGGGCATAGGTGCAGGCTTCAAACCCGACGTTTTGCAACTGGAACAGATAGACGAAATAGTAAAAGTAGCCGACGACGTTGCATTAAAGACTGCCAGAGTACTTGCACAGAAAGAGGGTTTGCTGGTAGGGATTTCTGCAGGAGCCGCTACGTGGGCAGCGCTTGAAGTTGCTAAAAGACCCGAAAACAAAGGCAAACTAATCGTTGTAATCTTGCCAGACACAGGCGAACGTTACCTAAGCACGGTGCTGTTCCAGGAGCCAACGCCGCCTCCCAACATTTAA
- a CDS encoding Lrp/AsnC family transcriptional regulator, translating into MELNDTDVKILQGLLEDARFSSRQIAKNVGVSVGTVLSRIKKMEDEGLIKGYSVILDHEKLGYQLTVVTEITVSKGRLVETEAEIAKIPNVCGVYDVTGLTDAIIIAKFKSREDLGAFTKKMLALPYIERTNTHVVLTTVKENFRLL; encoded by the coding sequence ATGGAATTAAACGATACAGATGTCAAAATCTTACAGGGCCTCTTAGAGGACGCAAGATTCTCAAGCCGCCAAATCGCCAAAAACGTCGGCGTATCCGTCGGCACCGTGCTGTCCAGAATCAAAAAAATGGAAGATGAAGGTCTCATCAAAGGATACTCCGTGATTTTAGACCACGAAAAACTCGGCTACCAACTAACAGTAGTCACCGAAATCACAGTTTCAAAAGGCAGACTCGTCGAAACCGAAGCCGAAATCGCCAAAATCCCCAACGTATGCGGAGTCTACGACGTTACAGGTTTAACTGACGCCATCATAATCGCCAAATTCAAAAGCCGCGAAGACCTCGGCGCATTCACCAAAAAAATGCTCGCACTACCATACATCGAACGCACCAACACACATGTCGTGCTAACAACAGTTAAAGAAAACTTCCGCCTACTCTAA
- the guaA gene encoding glutamine-hydrolyzing GMP synthase yields MPTKYDTILVLDFGGQYCHLIGRRIREHGVYSEIVPHDISPQEVSALNEKFNVKGLILSGGPSSVYEPNAPKLHPRILEVNLPILGLCYGHQLLAQMVSGKVEPATCKEYGIAQVEIDKPVGILEGLSMKEQVWMSHGDTVMAPPPEFETLAHTDNCPVAAFRHKTKPIYGLQWHPEVIHTEHGMRMLHNFIFQVCKAQANWQMEDLIGKMVKEIQTETAGGRAIIGLSGGIDSSVATALAAKALGEKLTAVYVDHGFMREGETEAIRQAFEKFDIRFIVADAQERFMNKLRGVTEPETKRKIMGEEFIRVFEEIASDSGAEYLIQGTIYPDRIESGFRKNSDKIKSHHNVAGLPEKIKFKKILEPLRDLYKDEVRKVARMLELPKEIVNRQPFPGPGLAVRIIGPLTEEKVKIAKKSDKIVREEIERCEFADGLWQYFSVVTDTKATGVKGDARAYGYVVAVRAMESREAMTASFAKLPYAVLEKISTRITNEIPQVTRVVYDVTHKPPATIEWE; encoded by the coding sequence ATGCCAACCAAATACGACACCATACTCGTCTTAGATTTCGGCGGTCAATACTGCCACTTAATCGGCAGAAGAATCAGAGAACACGGCGTTTACAGCGAAATCGTACCCCACGACATCTCACCTCAAGAAGTGTCGGCCTTAAACGAGAAATTCAACGTCAAAGGCTTAATCCTATCAGGTGGACCCTCAAGCGTTTACGAACCCAACGCACCCAAACTTCACCCACGTATCCTCGAAGTAAACTTGCCCATCTTAGGCTTATGTTATGGGCATCAGTTATTGGCGCAGATGGTAAGTGGAAAAGTGGAGCCAGCTACCTGCAAAGAGTACGGCATAGCCCAAGTTGAAATTGACAAACCTGTCGGCATACTCGAAGGCTTAAGCATGAAGGAGCAAGTTTGGATGAGCCACGGGGACACCGTGATGGCTCCGCCGCCAGAGTTTGAAACTTTGGCGCACACTGATAACTGCCCAGTTGCAGCTTTTCGCCACAAGACCAAGCCAATTTACGGTTTACAGTGGCACCCAGAAGTCATCCACACCGAACATGGCATGCGGATGCTGCACAACTTCATCTTCCAAGTCTGCAAGGCACAGGCTAACTGGCAGATGGAAGACCTCATAGGCAAGATGGTTAAAGAAATCCAAACTGAAACCGCTGGAGGTAGAGCTATAATCGGCTTAAGCGGCGGCATCGACAGCAGCGTTGCCACTGCTTTGGCGGCTAAAGCGCTCGGCGAGAAACTTACAGCGGTCTATGTTGACCACGGTTTTATGCGGGAAGGTGAAACCGAAGCCATACGGCAAGCCTTCGAGAAATTCGACATACGATTCATCGTAGCTGACGCCCAAGAACGCTTCATGAACAAACTCCGAGGCGTCACTGAACCTGAAACCAAACGCAAAATCATGGGCGAAGAATTCATTCGTGTCTTCGAAGAAATCGCCAGCGACTCAGGCGCAGAATACCTCATCCAGGGCACCATATACCCCGATCGAATTGAGTCGGGTTTCCGCAAAAACAGCGACAAAATCAAAAGCCACCATAACGTGGCTGGGTTGCCCGAGAAAATCAAATTCAAGAAAATCCTTGAGCCCCTGCGTGACCTCTACAAAGACGAAGTTCGCAAAGTTGCACGCATGTTGGAGTTGCCCAAGGAAATAGTGAACCGCCAACCTTTCCCAGGACCAGGCTTAGCGGTGCGCATAATCGGGCCACTAACCGAAGAAAAAGTGAAAATTGCCAAGAAATCTGACAAGATTGTCCGTGAAGAAATCGAGCGATGCGAGTTTGCGGATGGTTTGTGGCAGTATTTCTCTGTTGTAACCGACACTAAAGCTACGGGCGTTAAAGGCGATGCGAGGGCTTATGGGTACGTGGTTGCGGTGCGGGCGATGGAGAGCCGAGAAGCCATGACAGCCAGCTTCGCCAAACTACCCTATGCAGTTCTGGAGAAGATTTCGACACGCATTACTAACGAGATTCCACAGGTTACCCGCGTGGTCTACGATGTTACGCATAAACCGCCTGCAACGATAGAGT